The DNA segment TCCATTAGCCACAGGTATGTTACCAATTTGTTTAGGCGAAGCAACCAAGTTTTCACAGTTTTTATTAGACTCCGATAAGCGATACGTTGTCACGGCAAAATTGGGTGAAAGAACGGATAGTTCTGATGCTGAGGGTGAGGTTGTGCAAATTCGTGGGATAAATGTTGAACAATCACAGATTATTGATGCTTTAACACAGTTTAGAGGCGATATTTTACAAGTGCCAACAATGTTTTCAGCATTGAAACATAATGGAAAACCTTTGTATGAATATGCCAGAGCAGGAATTACCGTTGAACGTGAAGCACGTCCAATCACGATTTTTGAGCTAAAATTTATCAGCTATGAAGCCCCTTATTTAACCTTAGAAGTGCATTGTTCAAAAGGGACTTATATTCGTACTTTGGTTGATGATTTAGGCGAAGTTTTAGGTTGTGGTGCACACGTGACAGTGTTGCGAAGAACTGGGGTTGCTAATTATCCTAAAAATAAAATGATGACTTGGGACGAATTACAACAACTTAGCGAGCAAGATGATTTAACTCTTTTAGATCAACATTTATTGCCCGTAGACAGTGCAGTGGCGAATTTGCCAAAAATTGATTTAGATGCAGAACAAACTAAAGCAATTGGATTTGGACAACGCTTAAAATTGATGAACGATCAGCAAATTTATGGGCTAGTTCGTTTATTTTCAGATAATCATTACTTTTTAGGTATAGCAGAAATAGATAAGAATAATGTTCTTAGACCAAATAGAATGGTTAATATTAATCACAATATAAAAGAATAAGGAAAGATAGCATAATGATGTACAGAAATGATGATATTAGAATAAAAAATATTGAACAATTACTTCCTCCAGTGGCATTATTAGAAAGCTTACCAGCAAGTGATATTGCAGCAAATACTGTAGAAAAAGCACGTGATACGATCCATAATATTATACAAGGTAATGATGATCGTTTATTGGTTGTAATTGGTCCTTGTTCTATCCATCATCATCAACTGGCATTAGATTATGCAGAAAAAATCAAAGAAATGAGAGCCAATCCACGAATTAACCAACATTTAGAATTAGTAATGCGAGTCTATTTTGAAAAACCTCGTACTACTGTGGGTTGGAAAGGGCTGATTAACGATCCTTATTTAAATGAAACTTACTCTTTAAATGATGGGTTACGTATTGCTCGCAAGGTACTTTCTGACATTAATGATATGACAGTTCCTACTGCAGGAGAGTTTTTAGATATGATAACCCCTCAATATCTAGCCGATTTTATGAGCTGGGGAGCAATTGGTGCAAGAACCACAGAATCACAAGTTCATCGTGAATTAGCGTCAGGATTATCTTGTGCTGTGGGTTTTAAAAATGCAACCAATGGTTCAGTACAAGTCGCTTTAGATGCCATTGCATCAGCAAAAGCACCTCATCATTTTTTATCCGTTACCAAATTTGGGCATTCTGCCATTGTATCGACCGCAGGAAACCCTGATTGTCATATTATTTTACGTGGGGGAAGTAATGGTACAAATTATGATGAACAATCGATTAAAAATGCG comes from the Pasteurella atlantica genome and includes:
- the truB gene encoding tRNA pseudouridine(55) synthase TruB; amino-acid sequence: MGRRPTKKGRDIHGVFLLDKPQGMSSNDILQKVKRLFKANKAGHTGALDPLATGMLPICLGEATKFSQFLLDSDKRYVVTAKLGERTDSSDAEGEVVQIRGINVEQSQIIDALTQFRGDILQVPTMFSALKHNGKPLYEYARAGITVEREARPITIFELKFISYEAPYLTLEVHCSKGTYIRTLVDDLGEVLGCGAHVTVLRRTGVANYPKNKMMTWDELQQLSEQDDLTLLDQHLLPVDSAVANLPKIDLDAEQTKAIGFGQRLKLMNDQQIYGLVRLFSDNHYFLGIAEIDKNNVLRPNRMVNINHNIKE
- the aroG gene encoding 3-deoxy-7-phosphoheptulonate synthase AroG; this translates as MMYRNDDIRIKNIEQLLPPVALLESLPASDIAANTVEKARDTIHNIIQGNDDRLLVVIGPCSIHHHQLALDYAEKIKEMRANPRINQHLELVMRVYFEKPRTTVGWKGLINDPYLNETYSLNDGLRIARKVLSDINDMTVPTAGEFLDMITPQYLADFMSWGAIGARTTESQVHRELASGLSCAVGFKNATNGSVQVALDAIASAKAPHHFLSVTKFGHSAIVSTAGNPDCHIILRGGSNGTNYDEQSIKNACDELKKANFRPHVMVDFSHANSQKQFKRQLAVSDDIANQIAQGSDLISGVMIESHLVEGRQDLIDGKALTYGQSVTDACINWEDSEKILFQLADAVAIRRKNRAK